One Vigna unguiculata cultivar IT97K-499-35 chromosome 7, ASM411807v1, whole genome shotgun sequence genomic region harbors:
- the LOC114191358 gene encoding sporozoite surface protein 2-like, with protein MGRRACPGYRTYRGRQAHSCRRALSGLWADPGCQARPCRRDRLGRLGPPARPDDINVVETTNKAHKSGRSGSSGRTIPNNWTNKPNNPDLPDDPNGHDKPNIPDDKDRPNDPDGPDNPNGPDDQADYPDRHDDPDRHDDSDGQDDTYRPNVQNGPDHSDELGDPDEPDDTDRQDFSDEHNNPKGPNDE; from the exons atgggtcgtcgggcctgtcccGGTTATCGAACCTATAGAGGTCGTCAGGCACATTCTTGTCGTCGGGCCTTGTCTGGTCTTTGGGCTGATCCAGGTTGTCAGGCTCGTCCGTGTCGACGGGACCGTCTGGGTCGTTTAGGTCCACCGGCCCGTCCAG atgacataaacgtCGTTGAAACTACTAATAAAGCTCACAAG tcgGGTCGTTCCGGGTCGTCAGGCCGAACAATCCCAAACAACTGGACAAATAAGCCGAACAACCCGGACCtgcctgacgacccaaacgggcatGACAAACCTAACATACCTGACGATAAAGATAGGCCTAACGACCCAGATGGTcccgacaacccgaacgggcccgacgaccag GCTGATTATCCGGACCGGCATGACGACCCAGACAGGCACGATGACTCAGATGGGCAGGATGACACATACAGACCAAATGTCCAAAACGGACCAGACCACTCAGACGAGCTCGGTGACCCAGATGAGCCCGACGATACGGACAGACAAGACTTTTCGGACGAGCACAACAACCCTAAGGGGCCCAATGACGAATAG